Part of the Methanothermobacter sp. MT-2 genome is shown below.
AAAAGGCGTAGGAGAAGGTTCCGGATCAGGGAAGCATTCTTTATAATATTCGCATCTGCTGGCACGTTAATCGCTGCAATGCTACCATTGGCTTATGTAGGTTTCGCTAGGGGTGCTACCGGTATAGGAATGTTATCTGGTTTCGCATTCACAACAGTCCTAGGAGTCCTTATAGGAGTTTTTATAACACGTCCAGTATATGTAAAGTTCATGGAATATGTAAAATAGGGTGGGGGTTAAATTTGAGGAAACCCATGGAACTTAGGGTTAAACCAATAAAAAATGGGACTGTTATAGACCATATAACTTCAAATAAAGCCTTGCATGTCCTGAATATATTAGGTCTTCCAGATGGTAAAAGTAGGGTTACCGTGGGTATTAACATGGAATCCTCCCGTTATGGTTCGAAGGACATCGTTAAAGTGGAAAATAGGGAACTAGAATCAAGTGAAGTTGATCAGATAGCGCTCATAGCACCCAAGGCAACCATAAACATAATAAGGGATTATGAGATAGTGGAAAAGTGGAAGGTTCACCTTCTCGATGAAATACATGGGATTTTGAAGTGTCCTAACCCAAATTGCATAACCAACAAGAAGGAGCCGGTGAAAACACGATTCTATGTTATCAATAGGGAACCTGTCATTTTGAGGTGTCATTTTTGCGAAAGGATCATGGAAGAAGATGAAATCGAATCCCAATTCTAGATGGTCACATAACCCGGCAGCCTAGCATTAGCCCTGTAAAAATCTAAGATTTTACTGTACATGTAAACGAGTTGCTTGAATGGTATTCTGCCCAGGCTTGTGCTGGCATAATTTGGCGCGCGACCATAATTTTCAATGAACCTTAGAATCTTTGTCGCAACATTCAAATACACTGATTTATAAACTTTCCCAGGTTTATAACTTCCAGATGATGATGTGGCGCTGTTAGCATTTACTGCGGCTATGTTGGAGGTGCTGCCGCTGTTTATGTTCACTGTAACCTTACAGAAAAGGTACAATAATTGGCCCATGTTATAATCTTGGTTATTGATGGTGATATTGTTAGGCAACCCTTTATAGGATTCATAGTATCCTTTTATAGTATTCGCGGTTGTAAGTATCTGTGAGACTGTTAAACTAGTATTTGGGAGTATATTATTATATTCTAGGAATAGGAGCATCTGTTTAAATGATCTGTCAACACTGCCTGAAGCTACTGTTCCATGGGGTGATAGAACCTCACATGTAACACTGGGTATGCCCGCAAGGTTACACACATCCTCAAGGGCTCCTAGATACTCTTCACCGGCTTTATCATATGCCAACAGTTTAGAAGGGCTGTTTTTACTTATATAGTATGCTATATTGTAACTTTCATAGGTTGGTGTTCTTGAGCAGAACACCGCATCTTCTCCTGGGGTGCCGCCGGGTTGGGTTGAATGGAAATCTCCTAGAGCCTGGATTGAACGTTCCTTGGCAATTTTCAGTATCCTATTTGTTGGTGTTCCATTCAAATGGGCTATACTATTGGGGTTCTGGTTATTCCAGTAACGTGAGGAGGTTGCTGTTGATGATGGGATTAGGAATGGTACTATATAAACTGTGCCATTAATTTCTTTATCTGCAAGGTAATCTATGAGTTTGAGAGCCGCTAACTGTGGGGGTAATTCACTACCATGGACTCCTGCAACTATCATAACCCTTTTACCAGAGCCGTTGCCGAATACTACCATTGGAGTGCCATTTTTAGCTGCTGTTATAACCTCCTGGGTTATAGTGGTCTGGGGTGTGTACTGCCTAATATAATAGTTCCCTGTGACGTTTCCTCCAGTTCCATTGTATATGATTTCTATATCAGCAGCTGAAACTTGCGCTATTGAGAAAAGGCCGATAAGTAATATTATGATTAATGGAATATTTCTAGACATGAGAAATCCTCTATTTTTTTTGTATGATATGCTTAGCGAGTTTGAGTGCGAGTGCCATGATTGTGAGGATTGGTGGGGCGCCTGGAGCCCTTGGAAGCACGCTCGCATCTGCAATATAAAGTCCTTTTATCCTTGTTTCAAGGTTCTGATCCACTATTCTGCCTATAGGGGCTGTTCCTCCTGGATGAGCGCCTCTTGGATGGGTTGAGACTATGGTGGATGCTTCCACACCCATATTTGAGAGTATGGAACCTGCTATTGCAGATCCTCGTGCAAGTAACCTTATATCTCCCAGGGTGTTTTCTTTGAAAATTTCTTCTAGATTAACCCTTCCTTTTGATTCGTCTGCTATTTTCACCATTAATCCTATGATATCCTCTTCTTTATAACCTTTTCTTTTAAGTTCTTTTGCGATTAATGTTGAAAAGTGTGGTGCTAATATGAAATTTTCCATTTCGATAATGGCATTCATCTGCACTTCTTCCTTGAATCTGATATCTTCTAGTATGCCCCCTACTGTTATGAAGGTGTCCATGAAGAATGTTTCACCGGCTTTTATACCAGATCTTAAGAGTATCCTTGGAGTTTCAACCGCCCCCGCAGCAAGAACCACGATTTCATCATATAATTGTCCATTTAAGGTTTTAACCCCCTTTATCCTATTATCTTTGATAATGAGATTTTTCACTTCAGTCTCAGGTATGAGTTCAGCACCCCATCCTATGGCATCTTCTATGAATTCCTTGGCAGACCATTTAGCATCCCTCGGACACCCAAATGAACATTTCCCACAAGGTTTGCATTTTTCAGGGTTGATGAATTTGGGCATCCTTCTTATGGGTAAACCAAGTGAATGGGCGCTGTCTATTATAAGCTGTGTTCCCTTACCAACATGTGTTTTTGGGAGTGGTTTAACATTTAATTCCTTTTCTATCTCATCAAGTTCTCTTGTAACATCTATACCATAACTTTTAAGATCGTCTTCAAGGACTCTTACAGCATTTCCAGCCGCTACAAGGGTGGAACCACCCACACATGAAGTTTTAAGAAGATCCACCTTGGGGGGTGAATCATCATAACATTTAAACGCATTCTTTGAAGGGACAAAGGGCCCCTTCTCTATTATGGTAACTGGAATGTCACTTCTTGCAAGTTCCCTTGCAAGTGTGGCGCCACCAGCCCCTGAACCGACAACTATAACCATAGAATCACTATTCGAATAACATTATAGATTTTGTGGGACAAGATTTGGTGCAGAAACCACAACCTATACATACCTGGTCATCTATTTCCACTGTAAAATCCTCTTCCATGTTAATTGCCTTAACTGGACAAAGTGATATGCACGCTCCACAATCTATACACTTATCTTTATCCTTTTTAACAACCTTTATTATAGGCTTTACTTCTATTCCCCTCTCCTCTATAAATTTTATACTTTCCCTTTCCTCGGGGCCGCTGATATCAACTAACATTTTGCCTCCGCGGGGGGTTATATGCGCCCTTAGGATGTTGAACTCGATATCATATTTTTTAATAGCCTCTGAGATTATGGCTTTTCCTATGATACTTGGAAGGAACCTTAACCATGCCTTCATATGGATTCTCCCCCTTTATCTATCTTCCCAACCAGCCTTGATATGTCCTCTGCTGTTATAATACCCTTAACCCTGTTATCTGAGTCGACGATTGGCAGGCCTGAAATATTATATTTGTCTATTCTACGGGCAACCACTTCCACGGGCTCGTCTTCCCTTGCAATTATAACCTTTTTTGTCATAACATCCCTTAGCCTAGTTTTACCCTTTGCAACGGCATCGGCAACATCCCATGATGTTACAATCCCCTTAAGCACGCCTTTTTTGTCAACAACAGGAATGTGGTTAATGTTGTTATCCACGAGTTTCCTTGCAACATCTTTAATATCATCATCAGGGTGCGTCACTATAACTGGTTTGCTTTCCAATTCACGTACCATCATTGAAGGTTTTCTGATTTCAAGGGGGTTTAGGGTATAACCTCTTGATGGCAACCTATAAACTGGTGATGTGAGTAGGAATTCTCCTTTTTCTATCAACTTTTTAAGTTCTTCTGCTATTATCCTAGCCCTTTTCAATGATGATAATGGTGAAGTTGGAACCTCCATCCCATTTATCTCAATCTTACCAGTTTTAAGCTCCCTATAATTCGTCTCCTTGACTATTGGCCTCTCTCTACGGGGCACACCATAATCAACAACCTTACATATTATGTCCTCGTCACTTATACCTGTAGATGCTGCTACATCCTCATTGAGTACTGGTATGGGTATGCCGACTCCAACATAGAGTGTTGGTCCATATTTTGGCATTGTAGCAGCCTTTAAAAATTCTGGTTTCATCTTTTTCATATCACCCTTTAACATTAATGTACCAGCAGATGTTGTGGGCACACCATGTCTCCTTTCCACGTCGGTTGAATGTTGCGTCCCTTCACCGACAATGTAACCTTCTGTTCCACATAAAAAGACCCTTGTACCAAAGCCGATTGTCTGAAAGTATGGATCATTTATAAGTGGGCTGAGCTCCCCAGCACTTGAATAGGTTACATTACCATAATTGGGTAAAAGTGTGCCCATATAAGTATAAAGTGTCTCATCGGTGGAATTCACTGCAACAGCATAATTCTGATAACAATTACGGGGATTAAGCATTATAGCCTGGTTAAGTTTATCTAAGGTTATCAATGTTTCAACATGCTTTAAAGGGTAACAGTCAGTCCCATATGCCTCCGCAACCAAATTTATTTCCTCACCTTTTATAAGATCTTCTATAACATGCGCGCCACCATAATCTAATCCAAGTTCAGGGTCTTTGTTAGGCTGCGCCGCCCCTATATACGCATCAACTGCCGCAAGACCCGAATAAGCTTCAACACCATTAAGATAGGTCTTAGACATTTTAATAGGTGGATCAGAATGGCCAAAGTTTAAAAAAGCCCCTGATGAGCACATAGCACCGAATGTACCTGTTGTTACAACATCCACTTCACGGGCCGCCTCTCTAGGCCCATACTCAGCCACTATCTCTGTCATTTCAGATGCTGTGACTACAACAGCATCTCCATCCTTGATTTTCTGGTTTATTTCCTCTATGGTCTTCAAAATATCACATCCCACAAAGGGCTAGGGTTTATGTTTATGTAAGTATATAATTTGGTTTGTAAATACCAATAAATGCAAGGGGGGCTCCCAGCTACTATGAAACTTGCAAGAACATGACCCCTAAAGAACATTTTTCACAGGATCAGAGGGCTGCTTTGACCCTGGAAATTGTTCCAACAGCTCTACCAGTCCCTCTAGGATAATTTGTACATATATTCATGTCATAGTATATAATATATGTTTCGGCTCCTATCCACCACTTAGAGGAGGGGGAAGTTTTCGCCGAGAGACTTAAAATATTATCTAAGGGTTGATACAATGGACATTAGTGCTTTTGAGAAGACAATCCATCGGCTTGAAGGGAAAGCCGATTATACAGATATAAGGTTTGGTGAATCCAAGATCAATTCTCTTCTTATGAAGGATGGTAAAATACAGGAGATCAGAACAGGCCACGAGACCGGTATAAGTATCAGAGTCCTTAATGGGGGATCATGGGGGCTTGCTTACACTTCAGATCCCTCCAAGGTTGATGAAACGGCTGAGAAGGCCCTTAGATTATCTGAGAGAGTTGGTGGGGATGCTGAAATCGTATCATATCCTCCAATAGTCGACAATATAAGCTCCAAGGCTAAAATACCACCCTCTAATGTACCCTCTGAGGATAAAAAAAGAACTCTACTAGACATACATAAAGCAGCTACCATAGACAAGATCATAAGCACAACAATAAACTACATAGACATAGAAACAAAAAACATTTTCTTAAATTCTGAAGGATCCTCTATAGAATCAGAAGAAGTTAGAGTAGCCCTATTCTTAAATACAGTGGCCTCAGATGGTCTACAAATCCAAATGGGACATGATAACATTGGAGGATGCCATGGCTACGAGATAATTGAAGGAGAAGACCTCGAAAGATTAGGTAGAACAACCAGCGAAAAAGCTGTTAGATTATTATCAGCCCATGCCCCACCCTCAGGCAAATTCACCATCTTAACAGACCCTAAACTTACAGGAGTTTTTATACATGAAGCGCTAGGACATGCAACAGAAGCAGACCTCATACTCCAAGATGATTCAATACTTAAAGATCGTCTCGGTGAAACTATAGGATCAAAACACGTGAAAATAATAGATAACCCTACTATGGACGCCTTCGGACATTACAATTATGATGTAGAAGGTGTGAAGGCATCACCCACAATACTCGTGGAAAACGGAATCCTAAAATCCTATTTAACATCAAGGGAAACCGCGCAAAAATTGGGTCTCGAACCAACAGGTAATGCACGTTCAAACATCAGCGAAAATCCCATTGTAAGGATGAGTAACACCTACATAGAACCTGGAACTTGGAACTTCGAGGAGATGATCGAAGACATAAAAGAGGGAATATACCTTAAGGGTTCAAGAGGTGGGCAAGTTGACACAGGCAAAGGCATATTCCAATTCAATGCTGCAGAGTCCTTCATGATAAAAAATGGGGAGATAAAAGAACCCCTCAGGGATGTTTCACTTTCAGGGAATATTACAGAAACCCTCAAAAAAGTCGATGCTATAGGATCAGATTTCAAAATGAACATTGGATTTTGCGGTAAAGCAGGGCAAATAGTACCTGTAGGTGATGGTGGACCCCACCTAAGGGTTAGAGAAGTGGTGGTGGGTGGAAGCGGATAAAGGTGATAAGAATGCTCTCAAAAGAAGATGGAGAACTACTTATAAAAGTTGCAAGGAAAGCCATCAAAACATACCTAGAAAATAAGATGAAAATAGAACCTCCAATGGTCCCATCCCATCTAAAGGAAAAAAGAGGAGTTTTCGTAACACTAAATAAAAATGGAGATCTTAGAGGGTGTATAGGATTCCCAGAGCCGATAAAACCTCTAATAGATGGTGTTATTGAGGCTGCGATAGCAGCAGCCACATCAGATCCAAGATTTCCCCCAGTAACCCTAGATGAACTCAACAAAATCCGAATAGAAGTTAGCGTGCTCACAAAACCAGAACCCATAGAAGTGGAAGACCCCAGAGAATATCCCAAGATGATAAAAGTGGGAAAAGACGGGCTCATCATCGAAAGAGGATTCTACAAGGGACTACTATTACCCCAAGTCGCAATTGAATGGGGTTTCGACGAAGAAGAATTCCTCTGCAACACCTGCCTAAAAGCGGGCCTCCCACCTGATTGCTGGTATGACAATGAAACAAAAATCTACAAGTTCCAAGCCCAGATATTCCATGAAAAAACCTAGAGTGGAAAACCATGAAGATACCCCCAATCCCTACAACTGAAGAACTTTTAAACAAGGCATTCAGTAGAGCTAGAAAAGCCGCCTCAGCCGCCCGCACATCAAAAATGCCAAGTCAAAAAAAAGCAAAGACAATAGAAATTATAAGAGTACAAACCGCCTGCAACGTCATCAGAGACAAATTAAAATTGATAATAGAAAGCACACCAAACATAGAAAGCCTGCCAGAATTCTACCAAGACTATATAGATGTAACAGTGGGGATTGACCCCCTGAAAAAATCATTAGGCGCTATTAACTGGGCCGCTAGTATAATAGGACAACTCGAAGGCGAATATAGGAGACGTATAAAAAAATCAAGGCCTTCATTAGCATCATCCATTAGAAGAGAAGCATATGGCAGAATATCATCTGTCATAAAAAAAGTTGAAGATGATCTCGATTTTCTAGATTTCGCAAGGAACAAGTTGAAAAACATGCCCACAGTAGATTTTGACGCCTTCACCGTAGTTATAGCAGGGTTTCCAAATGTTGGAAAATCAACAATATTGCGGAGATTAACCAGTGCAAAGCCAAAGGTTGCTGAATATCCATTCACAACAAAGGGGATTCAAATAGGATACTTTGAAATGAAATGGAATAAAATCCAAGTCATAGACACTCCTGGTCTATTGGATCGTCCAGTCGATGAAATGAACAACATAGAATTAAAGGCAATGGTTGCATTGGAAAATTTGGCTGATGTGATACTATTCATCTTTGACGCGTCAGAAACATGTGGTTATCCCATGAAAAGCCAATATAATCTATTCAAAGACTTGAAGAGAATATTTAGGATACCCTTCATCTGCGTATTTAACAAGATGGATCTCATAGAAAATATTAAGTATATCAAAAAATATACTATAAAGGTTGAGGATCCTATATTAATTTCGGCAATAGAAGATGAGGGAGTCTCTAGGTTAATAAAAAAATTGGAGGGTCTCCATGAAACGCAGATTAGAAAAACCATTAAGTATGTTGGAAAAAAGAAGATTGATGGCTGAGAAAATGATAGAAGACATGATAAAGAATATGAAAGAGATGCAAAAAGAATTTGAAAAGAGAATATCAGAGTATTCAGAAGTTTTACCCGAAAAACCAACCCTAGACCTTATAGAAACTGATGATAAACTAATCGTAAAGACAGATCTTCCAGGGGTTAAAAAGGAGGATATAAACATAGAATTAACAGAGGATACCATTACTATATCAGCAGAGTTTAAAGAAGAAATAGAAGTGGAAGAAGCCAATTATGTGAAAAAAGAGCGCAGATACGGTGAAGCAAAAAGAGAACTGAGATTACCAGCCAAGATAAAAGTGGATGAAGCTACAGCAACATTCGAAGACGGTGTGTTAACCGTAGAACTTCCAAAGGTGGAAGTCAAAAAGAAACACACCATAAAAGTAGAATAACCCCCTTTACATTTTTTTCTTATTTTTCAGAACCTTACCTTCCCTATATGTCTAGTGGCCCCAGGGTCCTTGTTATTGTAATATGCAAGGTAATATATGAACCATTCAAGTGGTATGGCTAATATAAAAGGTGATAGTAGCCTGTTAAGGTCACTGTAATCTTCCATTGAAAAAATTATATTCTTAGCATTGATTTCTTCGCAGAATTTGATGGATTTTCTTGTGATAACATCACCTGGAAGATCAGCATCTAAGAATATTACTGGGATGCCTTCTTCAACTCTTTCAATCAGCCCATGTCTGAATTCTCCTGAATAAAGTGGACAGGCATGTTTGAGCGCTCCTTCCATGAACATTGTCATCGCAAGTTTATAGGCAAGACCATAATTCGGACCGCTCCCCATACAATAAAATATATCATAATCTTTGAATTCAAATGCAAGGAGTTTATTATCCTCTCTCGTCTCACTTATAAGTTCATTCACAACAGTTGGCAACTTCTCAAGATCTTTGAGTATATTCTTGGAAAGTTCATCATCATAGGTTCCGAAAAAAATATGGTATAGGCAGAGTAATTGGGTTAAATATGTTTTTGTCGCTACTATTGCATCTTCATGTTGACAATAGGTTAGTATAATCTCATCCGACTCCCTTGCCATGGTACTTGCAGCCTCATTGGTTATTGTTATGGTTTTAAGGTTATTTTTTTTCGCTTTTCGCAATGCTGCGAGGGTGTCTGCTGTTTCACCTGACTGTGAAGTTAATATGACAATGGAATCCTGGTCTTGGATTTTTTTGTGGTAAAGGAATTCATAGCCTGTGAATATGCTTATATCCATATCATAATATATGTTGATGGCGTCACGTACAGAATAACATGTTGATAGGGAGCTTCCACACCCTAATAGGTATATTTTGTTATATTCTCTCAGTTCACTGGAGATTTCATCCATATGGGATCCTTCATTTTTTAATGTTTCCTGCATTGATTCTGGTTGTTGGAAGATCTCATAGTACATCCCATACTTCATATTTTAACCCCCACTGTATTTTTCACCTATTTTAATGGCCGTTTTAGCAGCTTCAATGGCATCAGCTGCTAACAATATTATCATTGGCTCTTTCCCCCAATCCCCTTTATGGTAGATGACATCAGGGACTCTCCCTATCCTTTTTATCGCGACTTTAACACCCCATGGGATTGTCGCACCCTCCTCCTCTTTAATATTCTCCGGCTCTTTTCTCCTATCATAATATGATACCCTAAGTCCCATTCCATCACAGATCTCTATGATTTTCTCATCATATTTTAGGTTAATGGCACTCCTAAGACTAGGATCATATTTTCGTATCTCTATTATAAGACGTGCTAGATGAGAGGATGCCCCATAATCTGGTTCTCTGCATGCGAAAACCTCCGTTTTATGGACTGTGATCCTCCCAGGGATCCCTGCCACGTCATCAATTGTCCTAGCCTTTTCTTTCGCCATCACTATATTAGTTCTCACTTCTGGGATGAGCCTATAAAATCCCCTTGATGAAGTTACCATCTCAAGGGCCTTTTTTAAATTTTCAATTTCTGATAGTATACCATAACCCCCCAATTTTTCTAGCCTTATGTTTTATATGATTATAATCATATAAGTTTTGATGGAGGTTGTATCATGGAAAGGGTTAAGGAATTTAAGGGTATAAAAGGTAATTTAACTGTTTTCAAGGAAGAAGTTGAGGATGTTGAAACAATTGCATATGCAGGTGTTCCAGGTGTTTGCACACCCTTCGCAGAACTTTTCGCATATGCTGCAAGGGACAAAAAAAGCATATTCATCCCAAATACAGACTTCGAGAAGGCAAGGGAACTTGTACTGACAGAGTATGGTGTTGAATTAGGTGATGTCAAACCTTATAAAGTGGATGCCATTGTACTCCTTGGAGGGCTTGCAATGCCTGGAATAGGGGCTGAAATAGAAGATATTAAAAAGTTGATAGATGAGGCCCTAAAAGAGAATGGGAAAGTTATTGGCACCTGTTTCATGGACATGTTCAGAAAAGCGGGCTGGTATGAAGAAATCGACTTCGACTCTGTTATAAATGCAGACATTGAAGGCTTCGTGGTAAAATAAAGGGTGAGGTGGAAGAAATAAAAGATTACAAGGAAGTTAAAAGTCTAGAATCTCTTAAAATGGAAAAAGGCATGTTATATGAGACAATAATAACAAGCATAGACGAGAATGGGAAGGGTAATGCAGCGCCCATTGGTGTGGTGTGTAAAAATCCAAGCGAGATCATATTATACCTCTATGAAGGAAGCCACACCCTATCCAATATATTAAACAGTGGAAATTTCACGGTTAATATTACACACGACCCCCTATTATTTACAGAGGCCACCCTAGGAGATCTTAGAGGTGATTTTTTCATACCATATTCTCAATATTTGATTTTGAAGGGCGCTTCCTCGTTTTTCACAGCCACCACAAAAGATGTGAAGAGTGTTAAAAGAAGGGATCGATACGGGGAATCCAAACTATTCATCATAAAAGCAGATGTTAAAAATATATTCAAGGGCAAAAACTTCAAAGAACCATTAAATAGGGGTATATATGCTGTTATAGAATCTCTGATCAATTATACTCGTATAGATCGTGCTGAGAATAAAGAGGATATTCTAGGCCGTATATTAGATATGAAGAGGGTGGTTGATAAGGTAGGAGGTTCCAGGGAAAAATTAGCCATGAAAAAAATAGTAGATTCCCTTAGAAATCTAAAAGTGGATTAACAAATCGTTGTTCTTCAACATTAAACATGCCCCTGTCACTTATACGCAACTGTGGAATCACAAGCAATGATAAAAATGACATTGTCATAAAAGGTTTAGATAGTTTTGATCCCATATCACATACAAATTCGTTAAGTTGTCTAGCTTTACAGGCTAATATGTTCACCCGTTCATGTGACATGAGCCCTGCAACTGGCAATCTAAGATACATATATTCATCAGGGTTTACTGCTACGAGTCCACCCCCTCCTTTTCTGATGATATTAACAGCTTCCATCATATGATCTGTGGAGCTGCCGACAACTATCAGGTTATGTGAATCATGGGCGACTGTTGAGGCAATTGCACCATCTTGTATACCGAAACCTTCAACAAAACCGTTTCCTATGTTTCCATGACCATATCTGTCGATAACTGACACTTTCAGGATGTCATCATCTGGTAGTGGTTGGACTATCCCATCAACTATGGGAAGTTCATGTGCAGACTCTAAACTTATAATTTGCCCCTCAGATATTTTCATAACCCTTACTAATGCTTCACGGCCCCTAGCTTGTATTTCCAATTTGGATGATTCAAACTCATCTATAGTTAGTTTCCCCTTTAGTGGGATTCTCCTCTTTCCCTTTATCTTGAATAATCCTTCACCGTCCTTTGCCACGAGTTCACCATCAATAAATACCTTCTTCACTGTGAAATTTTTCAAATTATCAACTAAGATAATATCAGCGCTTCTTCCAGGGGCTATGGCACCAATATCCAAGGAATAGTGACTTGCAGGGTTTATTGTGACCATCTGAACGGCTTCCACTTCATCAATACC
Proteins encoded:
- a CDS encoding protein Mfer_1263; this translates as MLSKEDGELLIKVARKAIKTYLENKMKIEPPMVPSHLKEKRGVFVTLNKNGDLRGCIGFPEPIKPLIDGVIEAAIAAATSDPRFPPVTLDELNKIRIEVSVLTKPEPIEVEDPREYPKMIKVGKDGLIIERGFYKGLLLPQVAIEWGFDEEEFLCNTCLKAGLPPDCWYDNETKIYKFQAQIFHEKT
- a CDS encoding aspartate carbamoyltransferase regulatory subunit; amino-acid sequence: MRKPMELRVKPIKNGTVIDHITSNKALHVLNILGLPDGKSRVTVGINMESSRYGSKDIVKVENRELESSEVDQIALIAPKATINIIRDYEIVEKWKVHLLDEIHGILKCPNPNCITNKKEPVKTRFYVINREPVILRCHFCERIMEEDEIESQF
- a CDS encoding glutamine--fructose-6-phosphate transaminase, which translates into the protein MKYGMYYEIFQQPESMQETLKNEGSHMDEISSELREYNKIYLLGCGSSLSTCYSVRDAINIYYDMDISIFTGYEFLYHKKIQDQDSIVILTSQSGETADTLAALRKAKKNNLKTITITNEAASTMARESDEIILTYCQHEDAIVATKTYLTQLLCLYHIFFGTYDDELSKNILKDLEKLPTVVNELISETREDNKLLAFEFKDYDIFYCMGSGPNYGLAYKLAMTMFMEGALKHACPLYSGEFRHGLIERVEEGIPVIFLDADLPGDVITRKSIKFCEEINAKNIIFSMEDYSDLNRLLSPFILAIPLEWFIYYLAYYNNKDPGATRHIGKVRF
- a CDS encoding CBS domain containing protein is translated as MKTIEEINQKIKDGDAVVVTASEMTEIVAEYGPREAAREVDVVTTGTFGAMCSSGAFLNFGHSDPPIKMSKTYLNGVEAYSGLAAVDAYIGAAQPNKDPELGLDYGGAHVIEDLIKGEEINLVAEAYGTDCYPLKHVETLITLDKLNQAIMLNPRNCYQNYAVAVNSTDETLYTYMGTLLPNYGNVTYSSAGELSPLINDPYFQTIGFGTRVFLCGTEGYIVGEGTQHSTDVERRHGVPTTSAGTLMLKGDMKKMKPEFLKAATMPKYGPTLYVGVGIPIPVLNEDVAASTGISDEDIICKVVDYGVPRRERPIVKETNYRELKTGKIEINGMEVPTSPLSSLKRARIIAEELKKLIEKGEFLLTSPVYRLPSRGYTLNPLEIRKPSMMVRELESKPVIVTHPDDDIKDVARKLVDNNINHIPVVDKKGVLKGIVTSWDVADAVAKGKTRLRDVMTKKVIIAREDEPVEVVARRIDKYNISGLPIVDSDNRVKGIITAEDISRLVGKIDKGGESI
- a CDS encoding ferredoxin, which codes for MKAWLRFLPSIIGKAIISEAIKKYDIEFNILRAHITPRGGKMLVDISGPEERESIKFIEERGIEVKPIIKVVKKDKDKCIDCGACISLCPVKAINMEEDFTVEIDDQVCIGCGFCTKSCPTKSIMLFE
- a CDS encoding small heat shock protein translates to MKRRLEKPLSMLEKRRLMAEKMIEDMIKNMKEMQKEFEKRISEYSEVLPEKPTLDLIETDDKLIVKTDLPGVKKEDINIELTEDTITISAEFKEEIEVEEANYVKKERRYGEAKRELRLPAKIKVDEATATFEDGVLTVELPKVEVKKKHTIKVE
- a CDS encoding zinc metalloproteinase, whose protein sequence is MDISAFEKTIHRLEGKADYTDIRFGESKINSLLMKDGKIQEIRTGHETGISIRVLNGGSWGLAYTSDPSKVDETAEKALRLSERVGGDAEIVSYPPIVDNISSKAKIPPSNVPSEDKKRTLLDIHKAATIDKIISTTINYIDIETKNIFLNSEGSSIESEEVRVALFLNTVASDGLQIQMGHDNIGGCHGYEIIEGEDLERLGRTTSEKAVRLLSAHAPPSGKFTILTDPKLTGVFIHEALGHATEADLILQDDSILKDRLGETIGSKHVKIIDNPTMDAFGHYNYDVEGVKASPTILVENGILKSYLTSRETAQKLGLEPTGNARSNISENPIVRMSNTYIEPGTWNFEEMIEDIKEGIYLKGSRGGQVDTGKGIFQFNAAESFMIKNGEIKEPLRDVSLSGNITETLKKVDAIGSDFKMNIGFCGKAGQIVPVGDGGPHLRVREVVVGGSG
- a CDS encoding GTP1/OBG family GTP-binding protein; protein product: MKIPPIPTTEELLNKAFSRARKAASAARTSKMPSQKKAKTIEIIRVQTACNVIRDKLKLIIESTPNIESLPEFYQDYIDVTVGIDPLKKSLGAINWAASIIGQLEGEYRRRIKKSRPSLASSIRREAYGRISSVIKKVEDDLDFLDFARNKLKNMPTVDFDAFTVVIAGFPNVGKSTILRRLTSAKPKVAEYPFTTKGIQIGYFEMKWNKIQVIDTPGLLDRPVDEMNNIELKAMVALENLADVILFIFDASETCGYPMKSQYNLFKDLKRIFRIPFICVFNKMDLIENIKYIKKYTIKVEDPILISAIEDEGVSRLIKKLEGLHETQIRKTIKYVGKKKIDG
- a CDS encoding adenine deaminase, producing MLKGNILNVFTGDIYPAEIIIENGIIKIVRKIQGNFEGVLLPGFIDSHAHIESSLMTPSSFAEATIPHGTTAVISDPHEIANVMGLEGINFMIEDSKSVPLKFFFTAPSCVPATEFETAGAKLGVNEIKALLERDEIVALGEMMNFPGVISEEPEVIKKIKAAKKARKPVDGHAPLLSGDELCKYVEKGISTDHECVYADEAREKRELGIKIMIREGSSAKNLKELANVGGDFLVSDDVEPEDLIEGHMNSILRKAVEYGIDEVEAVQMVTINPASHYSLDIGAIAPGRSADIILVDNLKNFTVKKVFIDGELVAKDGEGLFKIKGKRRIPLKGKLTIDEFESSKLEIQARGREALVRVMKISEGQIISLESAHELPIVDGIVQPLPDDDILKVSVIDRYGHGNIGNGFVEGFGIQDGAIASTVAHDSHNLIVVGSSTDHMMEAVNIIRKGGGGLVAVNPDEYMYLRLPVAGLMSHERVNILACKARQLNEFVCDMGSKLSKPFMTMSFLSLLVIPQLRISDRGMFNVEEQRFVNPLLDF
- a CDS encoding predicted phosphomethylpyrimidine kinase gives rise to the protein MGGYGILSEIENLKKALEMVTSSRGFYRLIPEVRTNIVMAKEKARTIDDVAGIPGRITVHKTEVFACREPDYGASSHLARLIIEIRKYDPSLRSAINLKYDEKIIEICDGMGLRVSYYDRRKEPENIKEEEGATIPWGVKVAIKRIGRVPDVIYHKGDWGKEPMIILLAADAIEAAKTAIKIGEKYSGG